In one window of Bacteroidota bacterium DNA:
- a CDS encoding response regulator yields the protein MTKKKILIVEDEVLVSKDIKSCLVNAGFEIVDVVSSGEEAIETAELHEPDIILMDIKLKGKLSGVEAANLIRDKMDIPIIFLTGFADHQTIDRAKYTEPYGYVIKPFNEAELQTTVEMALYKHEKDVQVKKERDLYHSVIESKSSNDSIFIRADYRLNKVKFEDIYYVEALKDYIVINTKENIYTTHASMKDMEYILPAKDFVRVHRSYIVRLDKIYSIKYPDLVIEGRMKVLPVGNQYKKELFDKLNLI from the coding sequence ATGACTAAGAAAAAAATCCTTATTGTCGAGGATGAAGTTCTCGTATCAAAGGACATTAAATCGTGCCTGGTAAATGCAGGCTTTGAAATTGTGGATGTTGTTTCTTCCGGCGAAGAAGCTATAGAAACCGCCGAATTGCACGAACCCGACATTATTCTGATGGACATTAAGCTCAAAGGGAAATTGTCGGGCGTGGAAGCCGCAAATCTCATCCGCGATAAAATGGATATCCCCATTATTTTCCTGACAGGTTTCGCCGATCACCAAACCATTGACCGTGCTAAATACACTGAACCTTATGGTTATGTGATAAAACCCTTTAATGAAGCCGAACTTCAAACTACCGTTGAAATGGCCTTGTACAAGCACGAAAAGGACGTTCAGGTTAAAAAAGAAAGAGACCTCTACCATTCTGTCATAGAGAGTAAATCATCGAATGACAGCATCTTTATCAGAGCCGATTACAGGCTTAATAAAGTGAAATTCGAAGACATTTATTACGTGGAAGCGCTGAAAGATTATATTGTCATCAATACCAAAGAAAATATATATACGACGCACGCTTCAATGAAAGACATGGAATATATTCTTCCGGCCAAAGATTTTGTCAGAGTACATCGTTCGTATATAGTGCGCCTCGACAAAATTTATTCAATAAAATATCCCGACCTGGTTATTGAAGGGCGCATGAAAGTGCTTCCGGTTGGCAACCAGTACAAAAAGGAGCTGTTCGACAAGCTTAACCTGATATAG
- the rnr gene encoding ribonuclease R, translated as MATEKKAASAKSGKPIDIGELVLGLFKKHPNLAYNHKQACHALGITDSAAKELVRKQLPIMLKKGSINEVKRGKYKLNFEKFASLAPKKNYVTGIVDMKQTGKAYIITDEPGEDIFIAANGTGHALNGDKVKVLLFPRRPGRKTEGQVVEILQRAKEEFVGVMQLSKHFAYLIPDHSSMPVDIYIPLERILGAKDGDKAIARITDWPERSKNPFGEIITVLGRPGEHEVEMNSILAEFGFPLSFPQIVAKEADKIPVTITAEEISKRRDFRDVFTITIDPEDAKDFDDALSLKTLENGNFEVGVHIADVSHYIEEGGIIDEEASKRGTSVYLVDRVVPMLPELLSNFVCSLRPDEEKLCFSAVFEMNEQADIVEQWFGRTVIKSNRRFNYDEAQELIQSGTGQYSKEIGILQSLALKLREARFRKGSIAFETEEVKFRLDEKGKPIGVYIKQYKDSNKLIEDFMLLANRRVAEYVSGLKGKSGPKTFVYRIHDKPNPEKLSIFSAFVAKLGYSINSGTTKSLAKSFNSLFTSIKGKGEENLINSLALRTMQKAVYSTQNIGHYGLAFAHYTHFTSPIRRYPDLMVHRLLARYLAGKPSADKKTYEDLCDHSSDMERRATEAERMSVKFKQAEYLSDKLGQVFEGRITGISKWGIYAEISDSKCEGMISIRDLTDDVYHFDEDNYVAVGQYSRKRYRLGDNVKIQVKRVDLSRKQIDFVFPAKTISG; from the coding sequence ATGGCAACCGAAAAAAAAGCAGCATCGGCCAAATCGGGCAAGCCCATTGATATAGGTGAGCTAGTACTTGGATTATTTAAAAAGCACCCGAACCTGGCATATAACCATAAACAGGCATGCCATGCATTGGGCATTACCGACAGTGCCGCTAAAGAACTGGTGAGAAAGCAGCTTCCGATAATGCTGAAAAAAGGCAGTATCAATGAGGTGAAGCGCGGTAAATACAAATTGAATTTTGAGAAATTTGCCTCGCTGGCTCCTAAGAAAAACTACGTGACAGGTATTGTTGATATGAAACAAACCGGTAAGGCTTACATTATTACGGACGAGCCGGGCGAAGATATTTTTATTGCCGCAAACGGCACCGGACATGCCCTTAACGGAGATAAGGTCAAGGTGCTGCTGTTTCCGCGGAGGCCGGGCCGAAAGACCGAAGGACAGGTCGTTGAAATTTTGCAGCGCGCTAAAGAAGAATTTGTCGGAGTGATGCAGTTAAGCAAACACTTCGCTTACTTAATTCCCGACCACTCGTCCATGCCGGTTGATATTTATATACCCCTTGAGCGGATTCTGGGCGCCAAAGACGGCGATAAGGCCATTGCACGCATTACAGACTGGCCCGAACGTTCGAAGAACCCGTTTGGTGAAATTATTACCGTTTTAGGGCGTCCCGGCGAGCACGAAGTGGAAATGAATTCCATACTTGCCGAATTTGGTTTTCCCTTGTCGTTTCCTCAGATTGTTGCAAAAGAAGCCGATAAAATACCTGTAACTATTACTGCAGAAGAAATAAGCAAGCGCCGCGACTTCAGGGATGTTTTTACAATAACCATTGACCCCGAAGATGCCAAGGATTTTGATGATGCACTCTCGTTAAAAACTCTTGAAAACGGCAACTTTGAAGTAGGTGTTCATATTGCCGATGTTTCGCATTATATTGAAGAAGGCGGAATCATTGATGAAGAAGCTTCAAAGCGGGGCACTTCGGTGTATCTTGTTGACCGCGTGGTGCCGATGCTTCCCGAATTACTTTCAAACTTTGTTTGCTCGCTCCGGCCCGACGAAGAAAAACTATGTTTTTCGGCAGTGTTTGAAATGAATGAGCAGGCAGATATTGTTGAGCAGTGGTTTGGCCGCACCGTTATCAAATCTAACCGACGATTTAATTATGACGAAGCGCAGGAACTGATTCAGTCAGGAACGGGGCAATATTCGAAGGAAATCGGCATTCTTCAGAGCCTGGCATTAAAACTCCGGGAGGCGCGATTCCGCAAGGGAAGTATTGCATTTGAAACAGAAGAAGTGAAATTCAGACTTGATGAAAAGGGCAAGCCTATTGGTGTTTATATTAAACAGTATAAAGATTCGAACAAACTTATTGAAGATTTTATGCTGCTTGCCAACCGTCGCGTAGCCGAATATGTTTCGGGATTGAAAGGCAAATCGGGACCAAAAACATTTGTATATCGTATCCATGATAAACCCAACCCCGAAAAATTATCGATATTCAGCGCTTTCGTTGCCAAGCTCGGTTATTCCATAAATTCGGGAACAACAAAATCGCTGGCAAAATCGTTCAATTCGCTTTTTACTTCAATAAAAGGCAAGGGCGAAGAAAACCTGATTAATTCGCTTGCCTTACGCACCATGCAAAAGGCAGTGTATTCAACACAAAATATCGGACATTACGGACTGGCGTTCGCGCATTACACACATTTTACGTCGCCTATACGCCGATACCCCGATTTAATGGTGCATCGCTTATTAGCGCGTTATCTTGCCGGAAAGCCTTCGGCTGATAAAAAAACGTATGAAGATTTATGCGACCATTCGTCGGATATGGAGCGTCGCGCCACTGAAGCCGAACGTATGTCGGTGAAGTTTAAGCAGGCAGAATATCTTTCAGATAAGCTCGGGCAGGTTTTCGAGGGCCGTATTACGGGCATCAGCAAATGGGGTATTTACGCAGAAATATCAGACAGCAAATGTGAGGGCATGATTTCTATTCGCGACCTTACAGATGACGTGTATCACTTTGACGAAGACAATTATGTTGCCGTTGGGCAATACTCCAGAAAACGCTACCGCCTGGGCGATAACGTGAAAATTCAGGTGAAGCGTGTTGACCTGTCGCGCAAGCAAATCGACTTTGTGTTCCCTGCAAAAACTATATCAGGTTAA
- a CDS encoding response regulator has translation MSKAKILVVEDESIVSEYILACLGSSGYQTVGVITSGEAAIEEFAELDPDLILMDIRLNGPMSGTEAARLIRNNSDVPIIFLTAYADKTTIEMAKESEPYGYLVKPFYEKELHTTIEMALHKHQKYMQLKKEKELYQSIAEIKPSKDSVFVRTDSGLKRIRFDEIYYVEALKDYINIFTADANFTAHTTMKEILSILPEKDFIRVHKSFIARLDKIVTIKYTEIEVDGMSRIVPIGSVYRKDLYNRLNRV, from the coding sequence ATGTCAAAAGCAAAAATTTTGGTCGTTGAAGACGAATCAATCGTTTCCGAATATATTCTTGCCTGTTTGGGAAGTTCGGGATATCAAACAGTGGGCGTGATAACATCCGGTGAAGCAGCCATAGAGGAATTCGCTGAGTTAGACCCGGATCTGATTCTTATGGATATCAGGCTTAACGGACCCATGAGCGGAACCGAAGCGGCAAGGCTAATACGAAATAATTCAGATGTGCCCATTATTTTTCTTACCGCTTACGCGGATAAGACCACGATAGAAATGGCCAAAGAATCTGAACCATACGGCTATCTCGTCAAACCATTCTACGAAAAAGAACTGCATACCACCATTGAGATGGCGCTTCATAAACACCAGAAGTACATGCAGCTTAAAAAAGAAAAAGAGCTCTATCAATCCATTGCCGAAATAAAACCCTCTAAAGACAGCGTTTTTGTTAGAACAGACAGTGGTTTGAAAAGGATACGTTTTGACGAAATATACTACGTGGAGGCACTCAAAGACTATATCAATATTTTCACGGCAGATGCCAATTTTACAGCGCATACCACCATGAAAGAAATTCTGAGCATTCTTCCTGAAAAAGATTTTATCCGGGTTCATAAATCCTTTATCGCCCGCCTCGATAAAATAGTTACAATCAAGTATACCGAAATTGAAGTCGACGGTATGTCAAGGATTGTGCCAATAGGTAGTGTTTATCGAAAAGATTTATATAATCGTCTAAATAGAGTATAA